A section of the Oryza sativa Japonica Group chromosome 1, ASM3414082v1 genome encodes:
- the LOC4326151 gene encoding serine/threonine-protein kinase ATM isoform X3 encodes MALTKCVIADISGKKRSPKSAAARMLRLAVQCAQDFRLSGRSLLLISVAKKLFSHIWEVVKDAPSFLIEYSIILRQLLTVKEYRYQMKPRTYSSFVVLYMKKVATGFDEKISNQASSKEESFRCTLTLHVLLENPPGDYPDIMREEVLCGFCAICSNIREEGKLTRKLIECVNTFLLKDGPNLGCKSVDIHNAVQDFMFHSWPVTHDRALKSLFITYAKVQLELARAIPEILEKLLDVIIKELDQNFNTGAGLVWCEAPRDEKAGSLRCFQEELMDLSATALYLAYKCTPRTSHNKKKLKTEHVMTAIMDSLLRGSLVWSGSICCLIHKYGYRVDKSLLINWFKATCKGLKSVLSNANALRFQDSLLWLIRVLKEFSALLMSSARDAPPFWLTNDEMSILEGYWQDTWNSLIHALPLFSTTALVVDSVLRLLGEMIMRDQVHASFVSEDTWDLQIFKQLPSSSTLYFIACYFSKIGFQGDVSNSIFIRKNLLRSTFELVHSKGFSLLNEQSVLMIPETIFSLCAGFSSPVINSADTSQLFGECKNLSKDKCWSHEEELGYSVETLSEINLESPTKAMSEKCSRAHLPRHIQQPLLLELLEFTKGFMSSNKQFEKVDLPNLVYACSLVCNLIHCSLLSRVFEEKSSFLQVMLDYVTNAIKHIVSVVMKEHAELSHGLTNLGSVFDTTGSALSSFKSFMHSPLFSLWRVNNKTSSVLGVTELLDELLEAISELFAQFSSLMNNFDGDNPSKMLPVPFVSLSEDLHPDNRSSFVDMDLDMTGSGEVDPVTAGGSGSMGISPRPLECKLELVCIISTFFSVVPLHTWEVLYNLADKEVNIKVGQAILLELCTNISASSSSLSSVLNLVVDMWERSACTLLSSADCLAHVHALLRNLTANCDVGHNTDGRSQGCKVASNENQDVFLDLLNKATEISFTDWFFRIRLINCISNFIYLFPDVAQDMIGHLLSMLHDTDYRVRLYLARKIVVLFQIWEGHSELFHDVCSSIGVKMVQFSNENPVRAREVLAIGPQPVPIIETALITLAHLSLQSEDIEVECVFMISAVAAIEPSQRELTYALFDSVSKRLNYASRSKYLDQLIGPILFRWVACEVSLVSLVEVKEMFGFKSDEPKNFIEHCCSWLLSFLILRGETADLNWLSKILSQPLSAVIKGYFVPIFGLCIAARYGSGPEKDLAETVLCESLLQLGEISEPERDDLIKKHMVSIVGFLLSVSSSSRQPEIPHFSKEAVAHSVKTVVDGFMDAMDGNLAETVVIDKINIFRSDRVFKFLLAIHQQIADASHPRHIRHRLCAIEVLIDVLGHRVALYSTWFYIICIVGSYIQRQPLQDQCCNILSKLLAAFNSNCSTETDAALGKQLQLLVPKLVTCCLRNEKGGKGAIADSSRVLSLLRQLTVDADPLLYDYIRDLEPLPSFDCLKDIQVFHASLSGSYDSRDQFLKFVSRAPHLPPELFLLSLRMHHKKLLLGEIIYRGDVSVDNADTISCWHSDPDVVSAVWTLVDLCSSSSVANEASSVLADFISRAGISDVHQVIFHVPNLTEKYPIQPHISKEDKLPSDYGISDDILVGLLKLLKACLSDESAEIIDVTSRTLRGVLSTARGLNALHCLDSLDRSLLMVHSRGINAQVVEQTLLGMEKVSGVSLEDSDLWRTDGRTYKQWLCTLVGSLICHCDDIILRLCRSIAFLKVEVAELLLASALVNIAGNLDSNAGICRLISSMVEEKIFCDSNHLMKSVYLFLDALNVVRSYYVAEKARGCPSNTLKDGRSVRSKSRSPTTTPSSSWKKVYWLSVDYLVAARAANRCSCDFATLMYVELWCEEKFNMLALGPPDFSHEESLPPHIDLLVASFTRINELDSIYGITLANEITSQIIRYEHEGDWSSALEYHDLLVRSTRKENHGSLAGTALTGPSDVPSKAEEKMLNWQMHKGLMRSLQKTGCSHVLDVYCQGLSNQKSCLQQDSEFIDMQYEAAWRAGNWDFSFFIPYSSQPSTHSQSYCLFNGNLHSCLRALQNGDSEEFHVKLSNSKMDLVLALSNASKESTKYIHSTVIKLQMLDHLTMAWDLRWKFCLNQTSKSYVGNKDFSPVPTVPTRMQLELLNKEWTFILCQTERNLDLLEPFLAFRSAVLKILGSEEHLREHLFQSASALRKGARFSLAAAALYELKELRYHMDHQAMPNSYFLFKLEEAKLLRAQGQHDMAINLGKYILKNHPDKKNVSDVYRLVGKWLAETRSSNSRTIIDDYLRHSVDFTELHKCPDKKYKSRQCRTYFHLAHYTDGLFKSYEERLSSNEWQAALRLRKYKSKELDTLMKRLKSSSKSEKTDYSVKIQELQKQLALDEEEAGKIQDDRDKFLNLALQGYQRSLVVGGKYDLQVVFRLVSLWFSLFSREQVVKAMMKTTKEVQSYKFIPLVYQIASRLGSSKDAQGSTNFQNALASLLKKMAIDHPYHTIFQLLALANGDRVKDKQRSRSSFIVDMDKKLAAENLLKDLSSSHGALIRQMKQMVEIYIKLAELETKKEDTNKRIPLPREIRSICQLELVPVVTASIPVDPNCQYEEGSFPHFNGLADSIMVMNGINAPKVIECIGSDGNKYRQLAKSGNDDLRQDAVMEQFFSLVNMFLQNHRDTSERRLRIRTYKVVPFTPSAGVVEWVNGTVPLAEYLVGSTRSGGAHGRYGTGDWTYHQCRETMTNEKDKRRAFVKVCNNFRPVMHHFFLERFLQPADWFQSRLAYTRSVAASSMVGYIVGLGDRHSQNILIDQETAEVVHIDLGVAFEQGLMLKTPERVPFRLTRDMIDGMGVTGVEGVFRRCCEKTLSVMRANKEALVTIIEVFVHDPLYKWALSPLKALQRQKESEDIDSCLDDSQEACEGNKDAARAILRVKQKLDGYEDGEMRSVQGQVQQLIQDAVDADRLCQMFPGWGAWL; translated from the exons ATGGCGCTCACCAAATGCGTCATCGCCGACATCTCCGGCAAGAAGCGCTCTCCCAAGAGCGCCGCTGCCAGGATGCTCCGCCTCGCCGTCCAGTGCGCTCAAGACTTCCGCCTCTCAG GGCGGTCGTTACTTTTGATTTCCGTCGCTAAGAAACTTTTCAGTCATATATGGGAGGTTGTAAAAGATGCTCCCAGCTTTCTGATAGAGTACAGCATAATTCTTAGGCAGCTTTTAACTGTTAAGGAGTACCGGTATCAGATGAAACCTCGAACATATAGCA GTTTTGTTGTGCTCTACATGAAGAAAGTTGCGACTggttttgatgaaaaaatcagTAATCAGGCCAGCTCCAAGGAGGAATCCTTCCGTTGTACACTGACCCTTCACGTTCTACTTGAAAACCCACCGGGTGATTACCCTGATATCATGAGGGAGGAGGTCCTTTGTGGGTTTTGTGCAATATGCTCAAATATTAG GGAAGAGGGAAAGCTGACCCGCAAACTTATAGAATGCGTTAACACCTTTCTACTGAAGGATGGGCCAAACCTGGGATGCAAATCTGTTGATATCCATAATGCTGTTCAAGATTTTATGTTCCATTCTTGGCCTGTGACCCACGACAGGGCTTTGAAG AGCTTGTTCATCACCTATGCAAAGGTTCAGCTGGAACTTGCTAGGGCTATTCCTGAGATTTTGGAAAAACTTCTTGATGTCATCATTAAGGAATTAGACCAAAATTTTAATACTGGAGCCGGTTTAGTATG GTGCGAGGCACCTCGAGACGAGAAAGCTGGCTCCTTGAGGTGCTTCCAGGAAGAATTGATGGATCTATCTGCTACTGCCTTATATCTG GCCTACAAATGCACACCGAGGACATCACATAACAAGAAAAAGTTAAAGACGGAGCATGTTATGACCGCCATCATGGATAGCCTGCTGAGAGGATCCCTTGTTTG GAGTGGTTCTATTTGTTGTCTTATTCACAAGTATGGGTACCGAGTGGATAAATCTTTGTTGATCAATTGGTTCAAGGCGACCTGTAAGGGTTTGAAAAG TGTTTTGAGCAATGCAAATGCCCTACGGTTTCAAGATTCACTGCTTTGGCTTATCAG GGTTCTCAAGGAGTTCTCTGCGCTTCTCATGTCTAGTGCTAGGGATGCACCACCATTTTGGTTAACAAATGACGAG ATGTCAATTTTGGAAGGTTATTGGCAAGATACCTGGAATTCTCTTATTCACGCACTTCCTTTGTTTAGCACCACAGCTCTAGTC GTTGATTCAGTTCTGAGGTTGTTGGGTGAAATGATCATGCGG GACCAAGTTCATGCATCATTTGTGTCAGAAGATACATGGGACCTACAAATATTTAAACAATTACCATCATC GTCTACTCTGTACTTCATTGCTTGTTACTTTTCAAAGATAGGTTTTCAG GGCGATGTATCCAATTCCATATTTATTAGAAAGAATCTGTTAAGATCAACTTTTGAGTTAGTGCACTCCAAG GGTTTCTCTCTTTtgaatgaacaaagtgttctgATGATTCCTGAAACCATTTTTTCTCTCTGTGCTGGTTTTTCCTCGCCAGTGATTAACTCAGCAGATACATCGCAACTGTTTGGTGAATGTAAAAACTTATCTAAG GACAAGTGCTGGTCTCACGAGGAAGAACTAGGTTATTCTGTGGAAACTCTATCGGAGATCAATCTGGAAAGTCCTACCAAG GCCATGTCTGAGAAATGCAGCCGAGCGCACCTTCCTCGGCATATTCAGCAACCCTTGCTCCTGGAGCTTCTAGAGTTCACCAAAGGATTCATGTCCTCAAATAAACAGTTTGAGAAAGTGGACTTACCTAATCTTGTTTATGCCTGCTCTCTAGTCTGCAATCTAATTCATTGTTCGCTGTTGTCAAG GGTCTTTGAAGAAAAATCTTCTTTTCTGCAAGTTATGTTGGATTATGTCACCAATGCCATAAAACATATTGTGTCAGTGGTTATGAAGGAACATGCTGAACTTTCTCATGGTCTTACCAATCTAGGATCAGTATTTGACACAACTGGCTCAGCCTTATCCTCATTTAAGAGCTTCATGCATTCTCCATTATTTAGTCTGTGGAGAGTTAATAACAAAACTAGTTCTGTGCTTGGTGTCACCGAATTACTTGATGAACTCTTAGAGGCAATTTCTGAGCTATTTGCTCAGTTCTCTAGTTTGATGAACAATTTTGATGGAGACAATCCTAGTAAAATGTTGCCAGTGCCTTTTGTCAGTTTGTCAGAGGACCTACATCCTGACAACAGAAGTAGTTTTGTTGATATGGATCTTGATATGACTGGCTCTGGTGAAGTAGATCCTGTCACAGCAGGTGGAAGTGGAAGTATGGGTATCTCACCACGGCCTTTGGAGTGCAAGCTAGAACTAGTCTGTAttatttcaacttttttctctGTTGTGCCGCTTCATACCTGGGAAGTCTTGTACAACTTAGCTGACAAAGAGGTCAATATCAAG GTTGGCCAGGCTATCTTGCTTGAACTTTGCACAAATATCTCTGCCTCATCAAGTAGTTTATCTTCTGTG CTCAATCTTGTAGTTGATATGTGGGAAAGAAGTGCTTGTACACTACTTAGCTCTGCAGATTGTTTAGCACATGTCCATGCCTTGCTAAGGAATTTGACAGCTAATTGTGATGTTGGGCATAATACTGATGGAAGGTCACAAGGATGTAAAGTGGCATCCAATGAG AACCAGGATGTCTTCTTAGACTTACTAAACAAGGCTACAGAGATCAGTTTCACAGATTGGTTTTTCCGCATCAGGCTGATTAATTGCATCTCCAACTTTATTTATCTGTTCCCTGATGTCGCACAG GACATGATTGGTCATTTGCTTAGCATGCTGCATGATACTGATTACCGTGTTAGGTTGTATTTGGCTCGGAAAATTGTTGTGCTATTCCAAATATGGGAAGGACACAGCGAGTTGTTCCATGATGTTTG CTCCAGTATTGGTGTCAAGATGGTGCAGTTTTCAAATGAAAATCCAGTTAGAGCTAGAGAAGTGTTGGCTATTGGTCCACAGCCTGTTCCTATTATTGAAACTGCTCTGATTACACTAGCTCATTTGTCCTTACAAAGTGAGGATATTGAGGTTGAG TGTGTATTCATGATTTCCGCTGTTGCTGCTATAGAGCCTTCTCAGCG AGAATTAACTTATGCTCTATTTGATTCTGTCTCAAAGAGGCTCAATTATGCTTCACGAAGTAAG tattTGGACCAACTGATAGGTCCAATTCTTTTCCGGTGGGTTGCTTGTGAAGTGAGCCTAGTTTCGCTTGTTGAG GTGAAAGAAATGTTTGGCTTTAAATCGGATGAGCCAAAGAACTTCATTGAACATTGCTGCTCATGGTTACTTTCTTTCCTTATTCTGAGGGGTGAGACTGCCGATCTTAATTGGCTATCCAAG ATTTTGTCTCAACCTTTGTCTGCTGTTATAAAGGGATACTTTGTCCCGATCTTTGGATTGTGCATTGCTGCCAGATATGGCTCAGGGCCAGAAAAGGACTTAGCAGAGACTGTCTTATGTGAATCCCTTTTGCAGCTTGGTGAAATTTCTGAGCCTGAGCGCGATGATCTCATTAAAAAACATATG GTTTCCATAGTTGGCTTTTTGCTATCAGTTTCATCTTCTTCACGTCAGCCAGAAATCCCACACTTCTCCAAGGAGGCTGTGGCACACTCGGTGAAAACAGTTGTTGACGGATTTATGGATGCAAT GGATGGTAATTTGGCTGAAACAGTTGTTATTGATAAAATCAATATATTCCGTTCAGACAGGGTTTTTAAG TTTCTGTTGGCAATACATCAGCAAATTGCAGATGCTAGCCATCCTAGGCATATTCGCCATCGGCTTTGTGCCATTGAGGTTTTGATAGATGTACTTGGGCATAGAGTGGCTCTTTACAGCACTTGGTT CTATATTATTTGTATAGTGGGGAGTTACATCCAGAGACAACCATTGCAAGACCAATGCTGCAATATCTTGTCCAAGTTGTTGGCTGCTTTCAATTCGAACTGTTCTACTGAAACTGATGCTGCGCTTGGCAAGCAGCTTCAG CTCTTAGTTCCAAAATTGGTCACTTGTTGCCTTCGTAATGAGAAGGGAGGGAAAGGTGCTATTGCAGACTCATCAAGAGTTTTATCTTTGCTTCGTCAATTGACAGTTGATGCTGATCCATTGCTTTATGATTACATAAGA GATTTGGAGCCACTTCCTAGCTTTGATTGCTTAAAAGATATACAAGTGTTCCATGCTTCACTTTCTGGTTCCTATGATTCAAGAGATCAGTTTCTAAAG TTTGTTAGCAGGGCTCCTCACTTGCCACCAGAGCTGTTTCTGCTGAG TCTTCGTATGCATCACAAGAAGTTATTATTGGGAGAGATCATATATAGAGGCGATGTATCTGTGGATAATGCAGACACAATTAGCTGTTGGCACAGTGACCCGGATGTTGTTTCTGCTGTATGGACTCTTGTTGACCTCTGTAGCTCATCGTCTGTGGCAAATGAAGCTTCATCGGTGCTTGCTGATTTTATTTCTAGG GCTGGCATATCTGATGTGCATCAAGTGATATTTCATGTGCCGAATCTTACTGAAAAGTATCCCATACAACCACATATTTCCAAGGAGGATAAATTGCCCTCGGACTATGGCATTTCTGATGATATTTTGGTTGGTCTTCTGAAACTTTTGAAAGCTTGTTTGTCTGATGAGTCAGCTGAAATAATAGATGTTACTTCACGGACACTGAGG GGAGTTCTGTCAACGGCAAGGGGTCTGAATGCTCTGCATTGCCTTGATTCTCTTGATAGGTCTTTGCTGATG GTTCATTCACGAGGCATAAATGCTCAGGTAGTTGAACAAACACTTTTGGGCATGGAAAAGGTTTCTGGTG TTTCACTTGAAGATTCAGATTTATGGAGAACTGATGGTCGGACTTACAAGCAATGGCTATGCACCTTGGTGGGCTCACTAATTTGTCATTGTGATGACATCATCTTGAG ACTTTGTAGGAGTATTGCTTTTCTCAAAGTTGAGGTTGCTGAACTTTTGCTTGCAAGTGCTCTTGTGAACATTGCGGGCAATTTGGATTCAAATGCTGGCATCTGCAGATTAATTTCATCTATG GTggaggaaaaaatattttgtgacTCCAATCATTTGATGAAGTCAGTTTATCTGTTTTTGGATGCGCTGAATGTTGTCAGGTCTTATTATGTTGCAGAAAAAGCCAGAGGTTGCCCTTCAAATACTCTCAAG GATGGTAGATCTGTTAGATCCAAAAGTCGATCACCAACCACCACCCCATCATCCTCCTGGAAGAAG GTGTACTGGCTTTCAGTTGATTATCTTGTGGCTGCCAGAGCTGCTAAT AGGTGCTCATGTGACTTTGCAACACTAATGTATGTTGAGCTTTGGTGTGAGGAAAAATTCAATATGCTAGCATTAGGACCTCCAGATTTTTCGCACGAAGAGTCG TTGCCCCCACATATTGATCTACTGGTTGCTTCATTTACTCGCATAAATGAGCTGGACAGCATTTATGGGATCACACTGGCGAATGAG ATAACTTCACAAATCATTAGATATGAGCATGAGGGTGATTGGAGTAGTGCTCTTGAATATCACGATTTACTTGTAAGATCAACTCGAAAGGAGAACCATGGCAGTTTGGCTGGGACAGCATTGACTGGACCATCTGATGTGCCTTCTAAAGCTGAAGAGAAGATGCTGAACTGGCAAATGCACAAAGGTCTGATGAGATCTTTGCAGAAGACTGGATGTAGTCATGTCCTTGATGTCTACTGCCAAGGTTTAAGCAACCAAAAAAGTTGTCTTCAACAAGATTCAGAATTTATTGATATGCAA TATGAAGCTGCTTGGAGAGCTGGAAATTGGGATTTCTCCTTTTTCATTCCATACTCTTCTCAGCCTTCTACCCATTCCCAAAGTTACTGCCTTTTCAATGGAAATTTGCACAG TTGCTTAAGAGCTCTGCAGAATGGTGATTCCGAGGAGTTCCATGTGAAGCTTTCTAACTCCAAGATG GATCTTGTGCTGGCTCTTTCAAATGCTAGCAAGGAGAGCACAAAATACATCCATTCTACTGTTATCAAACTACAG ATGTTAGATCATCTTACTATGGCTTGGGACCTACGATGGAAATTCTGTCTCAATCAGACATCAAAGTCTTATGTTGGAAACAAGGATTTTTCTCCAGTTCCAACTGTTCCTACAAGGATGCAG TTGGAACTGCTGAATAAAGAGTGGACTTTCATCCTGTGTCAAACAGAACGTAACCTTGACCTTTTGGAACCTTTTCTAGCATTCCGCAGTGCCGTCCTTAAGATCTTAGGTTCTGAAGAGCATCTCAGAGAACATTTATTTCAATCTGCTTCAGCACTCCGGAAG GGAGCAAGATTTTCTTTGGCTGCAGCTGCTTTATATGAACTCAAAGAACTTCGTTACCACATGGATCATCAAGCTATGCCAAATTCTTATTTCCTATTTAAG CTTGAAGAAGCTAAACTGCTGAGAGCTCAAGGGCAGCATGATATGGCTATAAATCTTGGGAAATACATTCTAAAGAACCATCCTGATAAGAAGAATGTATCAGATGTCTATCGATTAGTCGGCAAGTGGTTGGCTGAAACAAGATCGAGCAA ttCAAGAACTATCATTGATGACTACCTAAGGCATTCCGTAGATTTTACTGAATTGCACAAGTGCCCAGACAAAAAGTACAAGTCTAGGCAGTGCCGAACATATTTCCATCTAGCGCATTACACAGATGGCTTATTCAAAAGCTATGAGGAAAGACTTTCATCCAACGAATGGCAAGCAGCTCTGCGATTAAGAAAATACAAG TCTAAGGAGCTGGATACACTGATGAAAAGACTTAAAAGTTCATCAAAG AGTGAAAAGACTGATTACTCAGTGAAAATCCAAGAGTTACAGAAACAACTTGCACTTGACGAAGAAGAGGCAGGGAAGATTCAG GATGATCGGGACAAATTCTTGAATCTAGCGCTTCAGGGGTACCAACGCTCACTCGTTGTCGGTGGGAAATATGATCTACAAGTG GTTTTCCGGTTGGTCTCACTATGGTTTAGTCTTTTCTCAAGAGAGCAAGTTGTGAAAGCAATGATGAAAACAACAAAAGAG GTCCAGTCCTACAAATTCATACCATTGGTCTATCAAATTGCTTCTAGACTTGGTAGCTCAAAAGATGCGCAGGGCTCAACAAACTTCCAG aaTGCGCTAGCTTCtcttctgaagaaaatggccATTGATCATCCTTATCATACAATATTTCAG CTTTTGGCTCTAGCAAATGGTGACCGCGTCAAAGACAAGCAAAGGAGTAGAAGTTCTTTTATTGTAGACATGGACAAGAAACTTGCTGCTGAAAATCTGTTAAAGGATTTATCTTCTTCTCATGGAGCTTTGATTCGTCAG ATGAAGCAAATGGTTGAGATCTACATTAAGTTGGCTGAACTAGAGACCAAGAAGGAG GACACGAACAAAAGAATTCCACTACCTAGGGAGATCCGCAGCATTTGTCAGCTTGAACTT GTTCCTGTTGTAACTGCTAGTATTCCAGTCGATCCTAATTGTCAGTATGAAGAAGGTTCCTTTCCACATTTTAATGGGCTAGCAGATTCTATTAT GGTAATGAATGGAATTAATGCTCCGAAGGTTATTGAATGTATTGGCTCTGATGGTAACAAATATCGCCAACTCGCAAAATCTGGAAATGATGACCTGCGACAAGATGCT GTGATGGAACAATTTTTCAGTCTAGTAAATATGTTCTTGCAAAATCACAGAGATACATCTGAGAGGAGATTGAGAATTCGCACATATAAG GTTGTTCCCTTCACCCCAAGTGCTGGTGTTGTTGAATGGGTAAACGGGACTGTTCCTCTTGCTGAATATCTTGTGGGAAG TACAAGAAGTGGTGGAGCACATGGAAGATATGGAACTGGAGACTGGACATATCATCAATGCAGGGAGACCATGACAAAT gaaAAAGACAAGAGGAGGGCGTTTGTCAAAGTCTGCAACAACTTCAG GCCTGTGATGCACCACTTCTTCCTTGAGAGATTCTTGCAGCCTGCAGATTGGTTCCAAAGTAGACTTGCTTACACAAGAAGTGTGGCAGCAAGCTCAATG GTAGGATATATTGTGGGACTTGGAGATCGTCATTCCCAGAATATTCTCATTGATCAAGAGACAGCTGAGGTTGTACACATAGATCTTGGTGTTGCATTTGAACAGGGTCTCATGCTTAAAACTCCTGAACGG GTTCCATTTCGCCTGACGAGGGACATGATAGATGGCATGGGAGTTACTGGCGTTGAAGGTGTATTTAGAAGGTGTTGTGAGAAAACTCTTTCGGTCATGAGGGCAAATAAAGAAGCGTTGGTCACTATTATTGAA GTCTTCGTCCATGATCCGTTGTATAAATGGGCTCTTTCACCACTGAAGGCTTTACAGCGTCAAAAG GAAAGTGAAGACATTGACTCGTGCTTGGATGACTCGCAAGAGGCTTGCGAGGGCAACAAGGATGCAGCCCGAGCTATCCTCCGTGTTAAGCAGAAACTAGATGGATATGAAGATGGTGAAATGAGAAGTGTACAGGGCCAG GTGCAACAACTGATACAGGATGCAGTAGATGCGGACCGGTTGTGCCAAATGTTTCCAGGGTGGGGAGCATGGTTGTAA